In Vicinamibacterales bacterium, the DNA window GATTCTTCACGTGCCCGGCGGCTCGCTGTCGGTGGGGGCGCCCGCCGACATCACCATCCTGGCCCTCGACCTGCCGGTCACGGTGGACAAGACCAAGCTCGTGAGCAAGTCGAAGAACACGCCGTTTGACGGCTGGTCCTTCAAGGGTGGTGTGGCCGCGACCATCGTCGGTGGCCGCACCGTCTATGCCAACCCAGCGGTGAAACTGACATAAATGACCAGCAACGCGCGACACGACGAGGTGAGGGCCCGGGCGCTGGAAGACATGCGCCGCTTCGAAGTGGTGATGGAAGGCCACTTCGACTACGGCAACGGCTTCCACGGCAGGCTCTACCTGAACCCGCACCAGCTGTTCCAGTGGCCATCGACGATCTGGCGCGTGGCCCAGGATCTGATCGACGTGATGCCCGTGGACTTCGTGGAAACCGCCGAGGTCGTCGCCGGGCCGGCGACGGGCGGCGCCCTGCTCGCGCACACGGTGGCCGGATTGCTCGACGGCCGCCGCACCATGACGCATCCGCCCTACTCGTTCGCCCCGTTCGGCGACCAGGAAGGCGCGCCGAGCCTGAGCCCGTTCTATGCGCGGCGCATGCGCGGCAAGCGCGTGCTGATTGTGGACGACGTGCGGAATACGGGAACCACGTTCCGCAAGTGCGCCGACCTGGTGGCCGAAGCCGGCGGCATCGT includes these proteins:
- a CDS encoding phosphoribosyltransferase family protein, encoding MTSNARHDEVRARALEDMRRFEVVMEGHFDYGNGFHGRLYLNPHQLFQWPSTIWRVAQDLIDVMPVDFVETAEVVAGPATGGALLAHTVAGLLDGRRTMTHPPYSFAPFGDQEGAPSLSPFYARRMRGKRVLIVDDVRNTGTTFRKCADLVAEAGGIVIGTMQIVDRCEACVSLDVPNVALVEYKAPPNHPAASCPLCAAKVPITSF